Proteins encoded in a region of the Zea mays cultivar B73 chromosome 4, Zm-B73-REFERENCE-NAM-5.0, whole genome shotgun sequence genome:
- the LOC103653028 gene encoding uncharacterized protein, with translation MLQGFHDSGFHAEKPLLVLPSCLLLLLLAPLVSAVPMPRSLRLGSHQQHPPTLKLSSSQETTAMNTGRPTTRMDVEVNDYQPLGPNNRHDPPILAISLFKGSTPSRHAWRFQTSRCLLIFHHAPSSTKQLIPQPQFKSM, from the exons ATGCTCCAAGGATTTCATGACTCTGGTTTCCACGCCGAGAAGCCACTCCTCGTGCTGCCCtcctgcctcctcctcctcctcctcgccccGCTCGTCTCCGCCGTCCCCATGCCAA GAAGCCTGCGCCTGGGGAGCCACCAGCAGCACCCGCCGACTCTGAAGCTCAGTTCCTCTCAG GAGACGACGGCGATGAACACGGGCAGGCCGACGACGAGGATGGATGTGGAGGTGAACGACTACCAACCGTTGGGCCCCAACAACCGCCACGATCCACCCATTTTGGCCATTTCCTTGTTCAAAGGATCTACGCCCTCGCGACATGCTTGGAGGTTTCAGACTTCCAGGTGCTTACTGATATTTCACCACGCGCCCAGTAGTACGAAGCAACTGATCCCGCAACCACAGTTTAAGAGCATGTGA